The following is a genomic window from Bacillus sp. FJAT-52991.
CATAAAGACGAATTAGCACAGCTTGATACGTTAGATAGCGGAAAGCCTATTCGTGAAGCATCCGCAGCGGACGTGCCGCTTGCGATTGAACATTTTCGTTATTTTGCTGGATGGGCTACGAAGATCATGGGACAAACGATTCCGGTTGCCAGAAATTATTTGAATTACACTCGTCATGAGCCTGTAGGGGTAGTTGGACAAATTATTCCTTGGAATTTCCCATTACTGATGGCAGCGTGGAAATTAGGAGCTGCACTGGCAACAGGTTGTACAGTCGTCTTAAAACCGGCAGAACAAACGCCATTATCGGCTCTTTATTTAGCTCAGCTCGCTCAAGAAGTCGGTTTTCCTGATGGTGTGATCAACGTAGTTCCTGGTTTTGGAGAAACCGCAGGAGCCCCATTAGTGAACCATCCAGAAGTCGATAAAATTGCCTTCACTGGTTCTACACCGGTTGGTAAATCCATTATGAGACAAGCATCGGAAACACTTAAACGAGTCACGCTTGAGCTAGGAGGGAAATCCCCAAATATTATTTTACCGGATGCTGACCTTAGCAAAGCGGTACCAGGTGCTTTATTCGGTGTTATGTTTAACCAAGGACAAGTGTGCTGTGCAGGTTCTAGACTGTTTGTTCAGAAAAAGAAATATGATAATTTCCTAGCAGATATGGTAAGCCATGCTGAAAAAATTCAGCAAGGACAAGGAATTGATCCAAAAACAGAAATGGGACCACTCGTTTCAGACGAACAGCAAAAGCGCGTCATGTCCTATATTCAAAAAGGACAAGAAGAAGGAGCGGAAATTTTAACAGGTGGAAAAGTACCGTTTGATAAAGGATACTTCGTTCAACCGACGATTTTCGCTGATGTAAACGATTCCATGACGATTGCGAAAGAAGAAATTTTCGGACCAGTTGTTTCTGCCTTGCCATTTGATGATTTAGATGATTTAGTCGAGCGTGCCAATAACACGGATTTTGGTTTAGCGGCAGGCGTATGGACGGAAAATGTAAAAAGAGCTCACTATTTAGCTCAGCGAATTAAAGCGGGAACGGTTTGGGTCAATTGCTATAACGCTCTTGATGCAGCGAGTCCATTTGGCGGATTTAAGCAATCCGGTTTAGGAAGGGAAATGGGCTCTTACGCTTTAAATGCTTACACAGAAGTGAAAAGTGTATGGGTTGACTTAAACGAATAATCTGGAAGAGTCTGGTCCGCTTATAGCGGGCCAGCTTTTCTACAATGAAGAAAGGAGTAGTTTTAATGAAACATATTAAACCTTTGAATTTCAAAGGCAAGATGATTGAACAAACGGTTGACCTTGAAAAAAAGCCAGAGGTACAAGGATTAGCGTTGCTTCCAATGGGATGTACGAGTTTGTTTGATCCAGGATGGGAAACGGACTTTTCGGGAATGAGTTTAGAAGGGGTATGCCAACCGCACTATAAAGACATTTATGGATGTTACGGTGATTGCTGGTGGGCAGCCCAAGTACCAGATGGATTAACGAATTACGGCAGTTGGGCAGATGAATGCCCTGTCGCTGCGAATGATTGGCGAAAATTAACGTATGTGAAACCTTAAGAAGGAGCTATGCCATGAGAAAAAAATATATCATGATGGTTGGTATTATAGCCGGTTTTATATGGTTGTTAGTTGCTTGTTCGGATTCTGCCATCGAAGAGCAACAAAGCGAGCAAGGAGAAACTGTCTCATCAGATGTACTTGTCAGTAAGCAAGTAGAGAAAAGTTGTGTCAGCTGCCATGCAGTAGATCAATCCGGTAAACTGGAACGAATTGAATACATGCGGAAAACGCCGGAAGGATGGGCGCAAACCATTTCAAGAATGGAAAGAATTCATGGCTTGAAAATCACGGATGAAGAAAGAGAGCAGCTAGTAACAGATTTAAGTAGAGAAAGAGGATTAGCTCCTGAAGAGGCAGAGAAGGTGCAATATTGGCTAGCGAATAAACCATCTTATTCCGAACCTATGCCTGAAAACGAAAGTGTTGCTCAAAGTTGTATTGGGTGCCATGCGGCTGGAAGGTTTGAAGCTCAGCGAAGAACAGAAGAAGAGTGGAAGAATTTGAAGGATTTTCATCTAGTTATGTATCCATCGATTTATTTAAATCATCGCCATATGGACTGGCCAGAGGAATCGGAAAAAGCACTTGAATTTTTAGCAAAAAATTATGGAGAAGAATCCGAGGCTTGGGAGAAATGGAAAGGAAAAGAATACGATGTAACAGGAAAGTGGAAAGTAGCTGGTTTTCAAGGAACGAACGGCTATTACATTGGAGACAGTGAATTTTCAAAGTCAGAAAAAGGTTACACAGAGGAGAAGAAAGTCCGCTTTATTAAAGATGGAAAGGAAGAAAATTTTAGCGGAGATACAAAGATGTTCTCTGGATATATGTTACGTTCGCACTATAAGCAGGGAGAGAACAAAATAAATGGCACGTACAATGTAACGAGTGAAAACGTCATTAAAGGTGATTGGTCTAAAGTAGATGACCTTGGTATTACAGCAGAAGAGACGTATTACAAAGTTCAATCAGAAACACCAGAAATTTTTCATGCAGAACCTTTTGCTTTGAAAAAAGGAGAAACAAACAAAGTGACCCTTTATGGGATGAACTTAAAGAAATTAAAACAAGAGTTATTATCCTTACCTAAAGGAGTAGAAGTAGTCAGTTTAACAGCCATATCTGATGATCAAGCAGAAGTTGAAATGAAAGTTGACCAGAAAGCCGAAATAGGAGCTTTTGCTTTAAATGGGGAGAAGGTTAACGTTCATGAAAAGTGGATGTTATATGATCAAGCAGATTATATAAAAGTTGAACCAGCTTACGGTGTTTCCCGAATGGGAGGAGCAGGGCCGATGGATAAAGTGAGCATTCAATATGTCGCTTATGCTTACAGCAACGGCAAAGATGGGAAGAAAGAGTCAAAAGATGACTTGAATCTTGGCCCGGTGGATGCGGAGTGGTCGTTGTTAACGTATCCAGAAAAGAATGCCTCAAGGGATGATCGTCCATACATTGGTGAACTAGCTAAAAATGGTTTATATACACCGAAAGCAGAAGGGCTAAATGAGGCTCGAGAATTTGTTCAAGAAAACGTAGGAAGTGCTACGGTACAAGCAAAAGTGACGATTGATGGAAAAAGCTTTACAGCTACAACACATCATATCTCTACTGTACCAGACTATGTGAATAATGTTCACTAATAAAGGAGTTGGCCGCTATCGCAAACGTCGCACTAACTAATTATATTCAATTTGAAGTCGAAAATAAGAAATATTTATTTCATGGGTTAACAGGAAATATTCTTGAATTGGATGAGCTATCTAAAAATATGGTTCAAACATTTAATGAACATGGAGAACGTGTAGCTGATACACGGACTGTTTCAGAACATTATTTGTTGCAAAAGAATCCACAATTTGCTGAGGTGTTAACCGAGCTTGAGCAGATGGAAATGATTCAACGAGACTCCTATAATGAACAGCGTTTTTCCAGCACTCCTGCCCCGCCGTCAACAACTGCCAATATGCCTGTTAAAACGCTTGTTTTTCATTTAGTGAATGAATGTAATTTACGCTGCACATATTGCTATGCAGGAGATGGAGAATACGGGGCGCCACAAAAGTATATGTCCGTTGACACAGCAGATCAAGCCATCCAATTTTTAATGGAAAACAGCTTTGATGAAAAAGAAGTGAATAT
Proteins encoded in this region:
- a CDS encoding aldehyde dehydrogenase family protein produces the protein MEKTINVSPRVKEFLKGTKKLFINGKWVESASGRTFETYNPATGEVLAVVSEAMEQDIEQAVQAARRAFDGGPWSKMSAAERSRLIYLLADKMEEHKDELAQLDTLDSGKPIREASAADVPLAIEHFRYFAGWATKIMGQTIPVARNYLNYTRHEPVGVVGQIIPWNFPLLMAAWKLGAALATGCTVVLKPAEQTPLSALYLAQLAQEVGFPDGVINVVPGFGETAGAPLVNHPEVDKIAFTGSTPVGKSIMRQASETLKRVTLELGGKSPNIILPDADLSKAVPGALFGVMFNQGQVCCAGSRLFVQKKKYDNFLADMVSHAEKIQQGQGIDPKTEMGPLVSDEQQKRVMSYIQKGQEEGAEILTGGKVPFDKGYFVQPTIFADVNDSMTIAKEEIFGPVVSALPFDDLDDLVERANNTDFGLAAGVWTENVKRAHYLAQRIKAGTVWVNCYNALDAASPFGGFKQSGLGREMGSYALNAYTEVKSVWVDLNE
- the qhpC gene encoding quinohemoprotein amine dehydrogenase subunit gamma — its product is MKHIKPLNFKGKMIEQTVDLEKKPEVQGLALLPMGCTSLFDPGWETDFSGMSLEGVCQPHYKDIYGCYGDCWWAAQVPDGLTNYGSWADECPVAANDWRKLTYVKP
- the peaA gene encoding quinohemoprotein amine dehydrogenase subunit alpha, which encodes MRKKYIMMVGIIAGFIWLLVACSDSAIEEQQSEQGETVSSDVLVSKQVEKSCVSCHAVDQSGKLERIEYMRKTPEGWAQTISRMERIHGLKITDEEREQLVTDLSRERGLAPEEAEKVQYWLANKPSYSEPMPENESVAQSCIGCHAAGRFEAQRRTEEEWKNLKDFHLVMYPSIYLNHRHMDWPEESEKALEFLAKNYGEESEAWEKWKGKEYDVTGKWKVAGFQGTNGYYIGDSEFSKSEKGYTEEKKVRFIKDGKEENFSGDTKMFSGYMLRSHYKQGENKINGTYNVTSENVIKGDWSKVDDLGITAEETYYKVQSETPEIFHAEPFALKKGETNKVTLYGMNLKKLKQELLSLPKGVEVVSLTAISDDQAEVEMKVDQKAEIGAFALNGEKVNVHEKWMLYDQADYIKVEPAYGVSRMGGAGPMDKVSIQYVAYAYSNGKDGKKESKDDLNLGPVDAEWSLLTYPEKNASRDDRPYIGELAKNGLYTPKAEGLNEAREFVQENVGSATVQAKVTIDGKSFTATTHHISTVPDYVNNVH